The Terriglobus roseus sequence GCGGCGGCCAGATACGGACACTCGGCACTCTTAAAGAGTTGCACAAACGTCATGAGGTCCACTTCTGCGCATTGAATGCTTCCAGTAACACGGAAGGACCACAGCGCGCCGGGGAGTACTCCACCCGATCCTTTGCAGTTCCTCATGATCCCATCCCGCGGGCTTCCCTTCGCATTCTGCCGCAACTCTTTCAGGCAATCTTCTCGCCGATACCACTCGCCGTCTCTCGATACCATTCCACCGCGCTGGAGCGGGTCATCGCCGAAAGACTGGCGGAAGAACGCTACGACTCAGTGGTATGCGACTTCCTGGCATGTGCCCCGAACTTCCGCGAGATGGAACCCGCTGTGCTATTTCAGCACAACGTAGAGACAACAATCTGGCAACGTCATGCGGAACAAACTTCATCGTCGCTTCGCCGACGCTTCTTCGGGTTGCAGGCCCGCAAGATGGCGGCGTATGAAGCACAAATCTGCCGTAGATCGCGGTTTGTCATCGCCGTCTCAGACATTGATGCGAGTCGCATGCGCAATGACTTCTCGGTCACTCGGGTCGCCAGCGTGTCGACCGGCGTGGACGTCGATTCGCTCGCGCCACCACCCCATGCTGACCCGGTCAGCGATCTGATCTTCTCAGGCTCGATGGACTGGCTGCCCAACATCGATGCGATGGAGTTTTTTCTGAAAGAGATCTTCCCGCTGGTGCAGCAGGAGCTACCCAGAACCACGCTGACCATCGCGGGGCGTGCGCCGGACGAGCGCGTCCTGCGCGCCGCAGAGGGAGTCGCAGGCGTCACCGTGACTGGCAGTGTCCCGGACATGCGCCCTTATCTTTGGGGATCGAAGGTTTCGATCATCCCCTTGCGTATCGGCGGCGGGACACGCCTTAAGGTCTACGAGAGCATGGCTGCGGGCGTGCCCATTGTCTCAACGACCATCGGAGCCGAGGGCCTTACGTATACTCCGGGTCGTGACCTTTTGATTGGCGATACTCCCCAGCAGTTCGCACAGCAGTGTGTGCGGATGTTACGCGATGCGGACGATCGTGCCGCAGTAGCCGGTAATGCCATGCGACTGGTCCGGGACAACTTCTCATGGGCCGCTGTCACCCAGGAGTTCGAAGCGATTCTGCAGCAAAATCGCCTATAGGTGCGAAGCAAGGTATGTTGAGCGAACTGAAGCGGCGAAAGCTGAAAGTGGCAGTCATTACCGATTACTTCCCAACCTCCGTGCAGCCGTGGGCCGGCCACTCTGCGTACCAGACGCTTCTAAGGCTTGCGAAGCAGTGTGATGTGGAAGTGTTTTACCCCGAATCGGTGTATCCCAAGGTCTTCACCCCACGGAGCCGGACTTACCATTCGCTGGACCGGACCTATGAACCACCTGGCTTGGTCACACACTATCTTCCGTTCTGGGCGATGCCTGTGATCTCCCGTCCTTTGAACGGATGGCTCGCGGCTCGCGCCGTTCGCAAACAAGTGGAAGCGTTTGCACCGGATGTCATCCTGAGCTACATCGTCTATCCGGACGGGTATGCCGCAGTCCGAGTCGCCAGGCGCCTCCACATTCCTGCCGTACTCACGGCGATCGGCTCTGACCTGAACCGCATCAGCGGTTCGCTTGTGAAGCGCATGACACGCTACGCACTGCGCAGGGCGACGGCGGTTGTAACCGTCAGTCGTGATTTACTCGTGACGGCTCGGCGCCTGGGCGCACGGGTCGAGCGCAGCGAAGCCATCCTGAACGGATGCGACACCCAGAAATTCAGGCCAAGGGATCGCCTCTCCGCACGCAAGACGCTGGATGTACCGCTCAACCAGCAGATCGTGCTGTACGTCGGCCGGCTTGACCTCCGCAAGGGCCTCATCGAACTCATCGAGGCAATGGCAGCCCTGCGCCAGCGCCGGCCCAAAGTGCACTGCTACATCGTGGGCGAAGGAGCGGATCGTACCCTGCTGAACGATTGCGTGGCGCGCTGTGAGATGGAATCGCACATCACCTTCGTCCCATCCTGCTCGACCGAACGCGTTGCGACCTGGATCGCCGCTGCAGACCTGCTCACCTTGCCTTCGTATAAAGAAGGCTGCCCGAATGTGATCCTGGAGAGTCTCTGCTCCGGCCGGCCAGTGGTTGCGACGAACGTGGGCGGCATCCCCGAGCTCATGGACGAGGCGAGTGGCAGGCTCGTCGCACCGAAGAAAGTGGATCAGCTTACCCGGGCGCTCGATGAAGTCCTATCGGAGCATTGGAACGCGGACGCATTGGCGGACAAACACCATAGGAACTGGCAGGATGTCAGCGATGACCTGTATGCAGTGCTGGAAAAGGCGACCGGAATAACCGACCGCTCCTAATAGTTCGCGGCGTGAAGGGCGCTGGAAGGAATCGTATGCACGTTGGACTCGTTATGCTGCGAAGCACCGTAGTCGCTTAGCTTGTACAGCAACGAGCGGTAGCTGATGCTGAGCCACTTCGCCGTCTTCTGCCGGTTCCAGCCGTTCGCCTGCAGAACCTTCAGAATGATCTGACGCTCGAGATCCTGCGTGACTTGCCGCGTGATTTCTTTCAACGCGACAGGGTGGCTCACGTCCACCTGATCCAGTGCCCAGTTGCGAGTCAGACCATTCTTTGAATCCATAAGCTCACGCGTGATGAGTTCTTCGGACCCCATGAGCACGAAGTTCCGGAGCAGGTTATCCATCTGGCGTATGTTTCCCGGCCAAAAGTATCCCTCCATCATCTGCATCACGTCCTGGGAAAGAATCGGTCGCGGCCGCATGGTTTCGCGTGAGTGCTTCTCAAGAAAGAATTCGACCAGGCCACGGATATCCTCTGACCGCTCTCGAAGAGGTGGCAGAATGACCTTGACCGCATTGATGCGATAGAGCAAATCAATTCTGAATTTGCCTGCGTCAATCAAGCCCTGCAAATCCACAGTGGTCGTGGAGATCACCCGCACAAACCGCCCGCCGGAAGGCCTCGTATCGTGCTGATTCAGTATGATGAGAAGCTTCGACTGTGATGTCAGATCCAATTCGTGGATACCATCCAACAGCACGGTGCCACCGTCACGGAGCAATGTCGCCAGTTCCGATTCCGCTGAACTAGCTTCGAGCAAATCGTCTAGTACTGTTGTGATCTCTTCCCGGGAGACGCAACTCAGCTTGGCGAGGCGATCCGAATTCTTGGACTGCAGATGAAGCAGTTCAGCTACAACATCCTTGCCGGTTCCGCTCTCACCTTCAAGCAGCACCGGAAGATCCGTCTGCGCGAGAAGTTCGAGGTTCCGCCTGATCTGTTGCATATGGAGCGTGCGGCCGAAAAACGAACTCGCAAACGTCGACGAAGGCGAGAGAAAGGGCCGCTTTGCAGGGTTCAGAAGTGTCATCAGATTGCTGCTCAAAGTTGTGTTGTGCACACCAACAGCCAATCGCGAAAGCGATTGCACGACACGCCAATTTGTGCCATCTTAAGCAAGTTTTAAGTGGTGATGTGCAAACTGGTTGCCTGCCGAGGCGAAGGTGGGCACAGACAAATTAGGCCCGGTAAAACATTTATCGCTTTTATGAAATAAATCACCACTATGACGTCACGACCTAAATAATTTTTGGCCCACTTTAGCCCATATGCAACGTTTTGCATGTATTGCCTATCAAAGGGAAAGGCGGTACTTTGGTTAGCAACAAGCACCTCAAGTAGCGATCCATTTACCACTTCTCTCCCCGGAGTTTCCCGTGTCCACATCAGCACTGCTGCCGCAGGCTCGTCAATTCACAGCACGCCCGCAGGTTGTTGTGTTCGATCCGAATGTTCGCCTCCTCGAGTACATCCGGGAGAACCTGGGCGATACCTACTCTCTGCATCTCTTCTCCGAGAAGGCTTCGCTGTGGCGTGAACTGACGTCGGACCGCAAGCCGGACATGCTGCTCTTCGC is a genomic window containing:
- a CDS encoding glycosyltransferase family 4 protein; protein product: MKILWVSPFFLHPTDRGGQIRTLGTLKELHKRHEVHFCALNASSNTEGPQRAGEYSTRSFAVPHDPIPRASLRILPQLFQAIFSPIPLAVSRYHSTALERVIAERLAEERYDSVVCDFLACAPNFREMEPAVLFQHNVETTIWQRHAEQTSSSLRRRFFGLQARKMAAYEAQICRRSRFVIAVSDIDASRMRNDFSVTRVASVSTGVDVDSLAPPPHADPVSDLIFSGSMDWLPNIDAMEFFLKEIFPLVQQELPRTTLTIAGRAPDERVLRAAEGVAGVTVTGSVPDMRPYLWGSKVSIIPLRIGGGTRLKVYESMAAGVPIVSTTIGAEGLTYTPGRDLLIGDTPQQFAQQCVRMLRDADDRAAVAGNAMRLVRDNFSWAAVTQEFEAILQQNRL
- a CDS encoding glycosyltransferase encodes the protein MLSELKRRKLKVAVITDYFPTSVQPWAGHSAYQTLLRLAKQCDVEVFYPESVYPKVFTPRSRTYHSLDRTYEPPGLVTHYLPFWAMPVISRPLNGWLAARAVRKQVEAFAPDVILSYIVYPDGYAAVRVARRLHIPAVLTAIGSDLNRISGSLVKRMTRYALRRATAVVTVSRDLLVTARRLGARVERSEAILNGCDTQKFRPRDRLSARKTLDVPLNQQIVLYVGRLDLRKGLIELIEAMAALRQRRPKVHCYIVGEGADRTLLNDCVARCEMESHITFVPSCSTERVATWIAAADLLTLPSYKEGCPNVILESLCSGRPVVATNVGGIPELMDEASGRLVAPKKVDQLTRALDEVLSEHWNADALADKHHRNWQDVSDDLYAVLEKATGITDRS
- a CDS encoding sigma-54-dependent transcriptional regulator; the encoded protein is MTLLNPAKRPFLSPSSTFASSFFGRTLHMQQIRRNLELLAQTDLPVLLEGESGTGKDVVAELLHLQSKNSDRLAKLSCVSREEITTVLDDLLEASSAESELATLLRDGGTVLLDGIHELDLTSQSKLLIILNQHDTRPSGGRFVRVISTTTVDLQGLIDAGKFRIDLLYRINAVKVILPPLRERSEDIRGLVEFFLEKHSRETMRPRPILSQDVMQMMEGYFWPGNIRQMDNLLRNFVLMGSEELITRELMDSKNGLTRNWALDQVDVSHPVALKEITRQVTQDLERQIILKVLQANGWNRQKTAKWLSISYRSLLYKLSDYGASQHNESNVHTIPSSALHAANY